The following proteins are encoded in a genomic region of Colletotrichum higginsianum IMI 349063 chromosome 9, whole genome shotgun sequence:
- a CDS encoding WW domain-containing protein translates to MADDFAPPTGPPPPKAPEVPPGWIARWNDQYKEWFYVNLHTKQSQWDKPTEPAVPPPPPPADDQPGGPPPGYAPGPGVPTPPVDQKTNPYDQKHNPYENQSSTPQPYGAGGSNSMSEDERLARQLQAEEEARSRGAAPGSHSPMPPGYNLHQQQHQQPQSPFPDQLPPRAQEARGKSGGGFLGKLLGKAKTGGMGGLGGSSSHAQPHYGGYPQQQQYGGYPPQQQYGGYPPQQQYGGYPQQPGYGAPGGYGMQGGGYGGYGRGMGGMGGMGGGRKPGGGGMGMAGGMALGAGAGLLGGALIADHINDEQQEAYADGYNDGNDGDDFGGGGDDFGGDF, encoded by the exons ATGGCCGACGATTTCGCTCCCCCGACGGGTCCCCCGCCTCCCAAGGCCCCCGAGGTCCCACCCGGCTGGATCGCCCGCTGGAATGATCAGTACAAAGAATG GTTCTACGTGAACCTCCACACCAAACAGTCACAATGGGATAAGCCGACCGAGCCCGCCgtgccccctcctccgcccccggCTGACGACCAACCGGGCGGCCCTCCCCCTGGCTACGCCCCGGGCCCCGGCGTGCCGACGCCCCCTGTGGACCAAAAGACCAACCCTTACGACCAGAAGCACAACCCCTACGAGAACCAGTCTTCAACACCCCAGCCctacggcgccggcggctccAATAGTATGAGTGAGGACGAGCGCCTTGCCCGCCAACtccaggccgaggaagaggcccGCTctcgcggcgccgcccccggctCGCACTCGCCCATGCCCCCCGGCTACAACCtccaccagcagcagcaccagcagcccCAAAGCCCCTTTCCCGATCAGCTCCCGCCCCGCGCGCAGGAGGCTAGGGGcaagagcggcggcgggttccTCGGGAAGCTGCTCGGCAAGGCCAAGACgggcggcatgggcggccTGGGTGGCTCGAGCAGCCACGCGCAGCCGCACTACGGCGGGTacccccagcagcagcagtatGGCGGATACCCGCCTCAGCAACAGTATGGCGGGTATCCCCCCCAGCAGCAGTACGGGGGTTACCCGCAGCAGCCGGGCTACGGCGCCCCGGGGGGTTACGGCATGCAGGGCGGCGGATATGGCGGCTATGGGCGCGGCATGGGCGGAatgggcggcatgggcggGGGTCGgaagcccggcggcggcggtatgGGTATGGCTGGCGGCATGGCGCttggtgccggtgccggacTGTTGGGTGGCGCGTTGATTGCGGACCACATCAACGACGAGCAGCAAGAGGCGTATGCTGATGGATACA ATGACGGtaacgacggcgacgactttggcggtggtggcgacGACTTTGGTGGCGACTTCTAG